From a single Shewanella denitrificans OS217 genomic region:
- a CDS encoding FecCD family ABC transporter permease has product MMTQSWPKLILRLLTCLLAFLLVIVSPLFAASFGAADISLSQVIAALAHSLFGLGEVSPLIERIVMDLRFPRILLAIVAGAGLSLAGSVLQTVTRNPLADPYLFGISSGAAFGAVVVMSLMGTSFMMAGGSFLSWSHLSLSVGAFIGASLSILLVLSLSGFGRGNQVERMLLSGVATSFMFGALTSLVLYFSSPQAAASVLFWSLGSFTKATWSALILPSAVVLLCGLVFVGLKRQLLALLAGDETAHTLGVNVVKLRLGVLLLCSLLTATLVASCGGIGFVGLMVPHLVRLLLPRSQSLGLIALVGGLFMLWVDVFARCILANQELPVGIITAAIGSVFFLVVLRGRR; this is encoded by the coding sequence ATGATGACTCAGAGCTGGCCTAAATTAATCTTACGCTTGCTCACATGCTTGCTGGCATTCTTGTTGGTAATAGTCAGCCCGCTATTTGCCGCAAGTTTCGGCGCCGCCGATATTAGCCTCAGTCAAGTGATTGCCGCTTTAGCCCACAGCCTGTTTGGCCTTGGAGAGGTGAGCCCGTTAATCGAGCGTATCGTGATGGATCTGCGCTTTCCGCGCATCTTGTTAGCGATAGTGGCTGGGGCAGGGTTATCCCTTGCGGGCAGTGTGCTGCAAACCGTGACCCGTAATCCTTTGGCAGATCCTTATTTATTTGGCATAAGCTCAGGGGCGGCCTTTGGCGCAGTAGTGGTGATGAGCCTGATGGGGACTTCCTTTATGATGGCGGGCGGCAGCTTTTTGAGTTGGAGCCATCTTTCTTTGTCTGTTGGGGCCTTTATTGGTGCGAGTCTGTCTATTCTTTTAGTGCTAAGCCTGTCAGGTTTTGGCAGGGGCAATCAAGTAGAGCGCATGTTGCTCTCTGGGGTGGCGACCTCCTTTATGTTTGGCGCCTTGACCAGTTTGGTGCTGTATTTTTCAAGTCCGCAGGCAGCGGCCTCAGTGCTGTTTTGGAGCCTTGGCAGCTTTACCAAAGCAACATGGAGCGCGCTTATCTTGCCAAGTGCCGTGGTGCTGCTGTGCGGTTTGGTGTTTGTTGGCCTTAAACGTCAACTGCTGGCCTTATTGGCCGGAGATGAAACCGCCCATACTTTAGGGGTGAATGTGGTCAAATTGCGCCTTGGCGTCTTGCTGCTATGCTCACTACTCACGGCGACCTTAGTCGCCAGCTGTGGCGGCATAGGCTTTGTGGGCTTGATGGTGCCGCATTTGGTACGTTTGTTATTGCCCCGCAGTCAAAGCCTTGGCTTAATCGCCTTAGTTGGCGGGCTATTTATGTTGTGGGTGGACGTGTTTGCTCGCTGTATTCTGGCAAACCAAGAGTTGCCCGTAGGCATTATTACCGCCGCTATTGGCAGTGTGTTTTTCTTGGTGGTTTTGCGTGGGCGCCGCTGA
- a CDS encoding potassium/proton antiporter encodes MPSEIIILGISILIAIGILLHHPSKTLGLPSLLIFMGVGLVFGNGEFGFVYDDLNVTSIIGTLALNTIVFVGGLNTPMKHIQFAWKEGGMLSTAGVILTTVIFGFILNALLDFNLVTCMLFAAVVSSTDAAAVFSILESKKLKLKHGTSTILEFESATNDPIALLMVVMLTDYIINSANGAPTALSVIFSLGQQIGVGVIIGLLIGKLAVWALNHIKLPEFGLIPVFILASFAITVSSTGLLGGNELIAVYIAGVIIGNDLKKGAEVSKHFFNGISWLAQSLMFIILGLQMFPQQLLPVFAVSLLPAILLILVARPLAVQLCYLPFRQANWRKRLFVSMIGLKGATPIVFALIPAAAGVEGSREMIHMVFFIVLISVIIQGAALEPLANKLKLNIIPKLPED; translated from the coding sequence ATGCCGTCGGAGATTATTATTTTAGGGATTTCCATCCTTATTGCTATTGGGATTTTACTTCATCACCCCTCTAAAACCTTAGGTTTACCCTCGTTACTTATTTTCATGGGGGTAGGTTTGGTTTTTGGCAATGGTGAGTTTGGTTTTGTGTATGACGACCTAAACGTCACCTCAATTATCGGGACTCTAGCGTTAAATACCATAGTGTTCGTGGGCGGGCTGAACACCCCAATGAAGCATATTCAATTTGCTTGGAAAGAAGGCGGCATGTTATCTACCGCAGGAGTGATTCTGACCACGGTGATTTTTGGCTTTATTTTGAATGCGTTACTCGATTTTAACTTGGTAACTTGCATGTTATTTGCAGCGGTAGTGTCATCCACAGATGCGGCGGCAGTATTTTCAATTTTAGAATCAAAAAAATTGAAATTAAAACATGGCACCAGCACTATTTTAGAATTTGAATCCGCCACAAACGATCCCATCGCCTTGCTGATGGTGGTCATGCTCACTGACTATATTATCAATAGCGCCAACGGTGCCCCCACGGCCTTATCTGTCATTTTTAGCCTTGGGCAGCAAATCGGCGTTGGTGTCATTATTGGTCTATTAATAGGTAAATTAGCCGTTTGGGCACTAAATCACATCAAACTGCCTGAATTTGGCCTTATTCCTGTGTTTATTTTGGCAAGCTTTGCCATCACAGTCTCCAGTACTGGGCTGTTAGGGGGCAATGAGCTTATCGCGGTTTATATTGCAGGGGTCATCATAGGCAATGATTTAAAGAAAGGCGCTGAAGTCAGTAAGCATTTCTTCAATGGCATATCTTGGTTAGCCCAATCGTTGATGTTTATTATTCTTGGTTTGCAAATGTTCCCGCAGCAATTATTGCCTGTATTTGCAGTCTCATTATTACCTGCCATCTTACTGATATTAGTGGCACGTCCGTTAGCGGTACAATTGTGCTATCTGCCGTTTAGGCAGGCCAATTGGCGCAAGCGGTTATTCGTATCTATGATAGGCCTTAAGGGCGCTACGCCAATTGTATTTGCACTAATTCCCGCCGCCGCAGGCGTTGAAGGCTCACGAGAAATGATCCACATGGTATTTTTCATCGTCCTTATCTCGGTCATTATCCAAGGCGCCGCTTTAGAGCCACTCGCCAATAAACTCAAGCTCAACATAATACCCAAGCTGCCAGAAGATTAA
- the metH gene encoding methionine synthase yields MATAAHSTTLVQLTELLAQRIVMLDGAMGTMIQDYKLEEADYRGQRFKDWHCDVKGNNDLLVLSQPQIIKQIHLDYLLAGSDIIETNTFNATTIAMADYDMQALAAEINQVGARLAREAADEISTQTGIRRYVAGVLGPTNRTCSISPDVNDPSFRNVSFDQLVKAYLESSLALIQGGADIIMVETIFDTLNAKAALFAIEKAFDVLGERLPVMVSGTITDASGRTLTGQTTEAFYNSLRHIKPISIGLNCALGPKELRPYVEELARISETYISVHPNAGLPNEFGGYDETPAEMAEILAQWAEEGLVNIVGGCCGSTPAHIRAIAEAVDKFDARALPDIAIACRLSGLEPLTIDSNSLFVNVGERANVTGSAKFLRLIKEEKFEEALDVVREQVENGAQIIDVNMDEGMLDGVAAMSQFLNLIASEPDISRVPIMIDSSKWEVIEAGLKCVQGKAIVNSISMKEGEAAFIKQATLVKRYGAAAIVMAFDEDGQADTRKRKTEICTRAYRLLVDVVGFPPEDIIFDPNIFAIATGIDEHDNYAVDFIESIKDIKANLPHAMISGGVSNVSFSFRGNNPVREAIHAVFLYHAIQAGMDMGIVNAGQLAIYDDIDPELKLRVENVVRNLPCPVADSSNTEQLLEIAEQFRGDGSQEVKKEDSAWRSLPVAERLSYALVKGITEFIDEDTEAARLESVRPLDVIEGPLMNGMNVVGDLFGSGKMFLPQVVKSARVMKKAVAYLNPYIELEKVEGQSNGKILMVTVKGDVHDIGKNIVGVVLACNGYEVIDLGVMVSIEKIIEVARAEKVDIIGMSGLITPSLDEMVHNVKTLIREGLSLPVIIGGATCSKIHTAVKIAPHYPPGAIYIADASRAVPMVAKLIGNQTRQDTIDATYVEYQEMREKRLSQTKRKTITSLAKARENRCQHDWQDYTPVKPKILGRQVFEDYPLSDLVERIDWTPFFRSWELHGRYPEILNDKIVGVEAQKLFEDGKAMLEQIISEKWLTAKAVIGLFPANTVNFDDIELYACDGTDEDRSQPIMTTHHLRMQLERVGNDNFCLADFVAPKDSGVADYMGGFAVTAGHGIDEHVARFEANHDDYSAIMLKCLADRLAEAFAERMHERVRKEFWGYAADETLDNEALIREKYKGIRPAPGYPACPDHTEKGLLWELLKPDETIGLNITESYAMFPTAAVSGWYFAHPKSRYFGVTNIGRDQVEDYAARKGMSVTETERWLAPVLDYDPE; encoded by the coding sequence ATGGCCACAGCAGCACACAGCACTACCTTAGTCCAACTCACTGAATTATTAGCACAGCGCATAGTGATGCTGGATGGCGCCATGGGTACCATGATCCAAGACTACAAGCTGGAAGAAGCAGATTATCGCGGCCAGCGCTTTAAGGATTGGCACTGCGATGTCAAAGGTAACAATGACTTATTGGTGTTGAGTCAGCCGCAAATCATCAAACAAATTCACCTAGATTACCTGCTCGCTGGCAGTGACATCATAGAAACCAACACCTTTAACGCCACCACTATCGCCATGGCCGACTATGACATGCAGGCATTGGCGGCTGAAATCAACCAAGTGGGCGCCCGCCTTGCACGGGAAGCTGCCGATGAAATTAGCACGCAAACTGGCATTCGCCGTTATGTTGCTGGGGTCCTTGGGCCCACCAACCGCACTTGCTCCATCAGCCCAGATGTGAACGACCCAAGCTTTCGCAATGTGAGTTTCGATCAACTCGTTAAGGCCTATCTTGAGTCCAGCTTAGCCTTAATCCAAGGCGGCGCCGACATCATCATGGTGGAAACCATATTCGATACCTTAAACGCCAAGGCGGCGCTGTTTGCCATCGAAAAAGCCTTCGATGTTTTAGGTGAGCGCTTACCTGTGATGGTGTCTGGCACGATAACGGATGCCTCGGGCCGTACTCTCACAGGGCAAACCACAGAGGCCTTTTATAACTCACTGCGTCACATTAAGCCCATTTCCATCGGCCTTAATTGCGCCCTAGGGCCAAAAGAGCTGCGCCCTTATGTCGAAGAGTTAGCAAGAATTTCAGAAACCTATATTTCAGTTCACCCTAACGCTGGCCTGCCCAATGAGTTTGGCGGCTATGATGAAACCCCAGCGGAAATGGCTGAAATTCTCGCTCAATGGGCCGAAGAAGGGCTGGTGAATATCGTTGGCGGTTGCTGCGGCAGTACTCCAGCTCACATTCGCGCTATCGCAGAGGCGGTAGATAAATTCGATGCCAGAGCCTTGCCTGATATTGCCATCGCCTGCCGCTTATCTGGCCTTGAGCCCTTGACCATAGACAGTAACTCCTTATTCGTGAACGTGGGCGAGCGCGCCAATGTGACAGGCTCTGCCAAGTTTTTGCGCTTAATTAAAGAAGAGAAATTCGAAGAAGCCTTAGATGTGGTGCGTGAGCAAGTGGAAAACGGCGCCCAGATCATCGACGTCAACATGGATGAAGGCATGCTAGATGGCGTGGCGGCCATGAGTCAGTTTTTAAACTTAATTGCCTCTGAGCCCGATATCTCACGGGTGCCCATCATGATTGACTCCTCCAAATGGGAGGTCATAGAAGCCGGGCTTAAGTGCGTGCAAGGCAAGGCCATAGTCAACTCCATTTCCATGAAAGAAGGCGAAGCTGCCTTTATCAAACAGGCCACCTTAGTGAAGCGCTATGGCGCCGCCGCTATCGTGATGGCGTTTGATGAAGACGGTCAGGCAGACACCCGCAAGCGTAAAACCGAGATTTGCACCCGCGCCTATCGCCTCTTGGTGGATGTGGTGGGCTTCCCTCCCGAAGACATTATTTTTGACCCTAATATTTTCGCCATCGCCACCGGCATCGATGAACACGATAACTACGCGGTGGACTTTATCGAGTCCATCAAAGACATTAAGGCGAACCTACCCCATGCGATGATTTCCGGCGGCGTCTCCAACGTGTCCTTCTCATTTCGTGGCAATAATCCGGTGCGCGAAGCCATACACGCCGTGTTTTTATACCACGCCATTCAAGCGGGCATGGACATGGGCATAGTTAACGCCGGTCAATTGGCGATTTATGATGATATCGACCCAGAGCTTAAACTCAGGGTCGAAAACGTGGTGCGCAACTTACCTTGCCCAGTGGCGGACTCCAGTAACACAGAGCAATTATTAGAAATCGCCGAGCAGTTTCGCGGCGATGGCAGTCAAGAGGTCAAAAAAGAGGACTCAGCCTGGCGCAGTTTGCCGGTGGCAGAGCGCTTATCTTATGCCTTAGTGAAAGGCATCACAGAATTTATCGATGAGGACACAGAAGCTGCACGCCTTGAGTCCGTGCGGCCACTGGACGTCATCGAAGGCCCCTTGATGAATGGCATGAATGTGGTGGGCGACTTATTTGGCTCGGGCAAGATGTTCCTGCCGCAAGTGGTCAAGTCCGCACGGGTAATGAAAAAAGCCGTGGCCTACTTAAACCCCTATATTGAGCTTGAAAAGGTTGAGGGTCAGTCCAACGGCAAAATCTTGATGGTGACGGTAAAAGGCGATGTGCACGACATAGGCAAGAATATTGTCGGCGTGGTATTGGCCTGTAACGGTTATGAGGTTATAGACCTTGGGGTCATGGTCTCCATTGAGAAAATCATCGAGGTAGCACGGGCTGAAAAGGTCGACATCATCGGCATGTCTGGGCTTATCACCCCAAGCTTGGATGAAATGGTGCACAACGTAAAAACCTTAATTCGCGAGGGCTTAAGCCTGCCGGTTATCATAGGCGGCGCCACTTGCTCAAAAATTCATACCGCAGTGAAAATCGCCCCGCATTATCCCCCTGGCGCCATTTATATTGCCGATGCCTCCCGCGCTGTGCCCATGGTGGCAAAGCTGATTGGCAATCAAACTCGGCAAGACACTATCGATGCCACCTATGTGGAATACCAAGAGATGCGCGAAAAGCGTTTATCGCAAACTAAGCGTAAAACCATCACAAGCCTTGCTAAAGCGCGGGAAAACCGCTGCCAACACGACTGGCAAGATTACACCCCGGTTAAGCCTAAAATACTGGGCCGCCAAGTGTTTGAAGATTATCCGTTAAGCGATTTAGTTGAGCGTATCGATTGGACACCGTTTTTCAGAAGTTGGGAGCTCCATGGCCGTTATCCTGAAATTTTAAACGACAAAATCGTCGGCGTTGAAGCCCAAAAGCTGTTTGAGGATGGCAAAGCCATGCTAGAACAAATCATCAGTGAGAAGTGGCTCACCGCCAAGGCGGTCATTGGGCTGTTTCCCGCCAATACAGTGAACTTTGATGATATCGAGCTATACGCGTGTGACGGCACTGATGAAGACCGAAGCCAGCCTATCATGACCACCCATCATCTACGGATGCAGCTTGAGCGTGTGGGCAATGATAACTTTTGCCTCGCCGATTTTGTCGCGCCAAAAGACTCTGGGGTTGCCGATTACATGGGCGGGTTTGCGGTCACCGCAGGTCACGGTATTGATGAGCATGTGGCCCGCTTTGAGGCCAATCACGATGACTACAGCGCCATCATGCTTAAGTGCTTGGCTGACAGATTAGCAGAAGCCTTTGCAGAAAGAATGCACGAGCGGGTGCGTAAAGAATTCTGGGGTTACGCAGCCGATGAAACCTTAGATAACGAAGCGTTAATTCGCGAGAAATACAAGGGCATACGCCCCGCACCCGGCTACCCGGCATGTCCTGATCACACTGAAAAAGGCTTGTTATGGGAGCTGCTCAAACCCGATGAAACGATAGGGCTCAATATCACCGAAAGCTACGCCATGTTCCCCACTGCAGCGGTGTCCGGTTGGTACTTCGCCCACCCCAAATCCCGCTACTTCGGCGTCACCAACATAGGTCGCGATCAAGTGGAAGACTACGCAGCCCGTAAGGGTATGAGCGTCACAGAAACCGAACGCTGGTTAGCACCAGTGCTAGACTATGATCCTGAGTAA
- a CDS encoding type I restriction endonuclease — MDFIERLLQLQKKITQVSNSLLTEEATKNALVMPFLHSVLGYDVFDPSEVIPEFTADTGIKKGEKVDYALMKEGEVQILIECKKYGEKLSSKHASQLFRYFSVTNARLAILTNGSLYQFFTDLDTPNKMDEKPFLTLDIEDIDEHIVNEVKKLTKSSFDVDSIVDAAGELKYLSQIKKELTAQFSQPEEEFVKFFASRVYEGVLTAKVKAQFLEITTKALKQFLNDSINARLKSAIGDDAKAVESQLVHAETDDNSDKDNKSKVITTDEETEGYNIIKAILRQKIAAHRIVARDTQSYFGVLLDDNNRKPLTRLHFNAKQKYIGIFDNDKNETRHPIESIDDIFNFSESLLTTASYY; from the coding sequence ATGGATTTTATTGAACGATTATTACAGCTTCAGAAAAAAATTACCCAAGTATCAAATAGTTTGTTAACAGAAGAAGCCACTAAGAATGCGCTTGTTATGCCATTTTTACACTCTGTTTTGGGCTATGACGTTTTTGACCCCAGTGAGGTTATTCCTGAATTTACTGCTGATACAGGCATAAAAAAGGGTGAGAAAGTTGATTATGCTCTAATGAAAGAAGGTGAGGTTCAAATTCTTATAGAGTGTAAAAAGTACGGTGAAAAACTCAGTAGTAAGCATGCTAGTCAGCTGTTCAGGTATTTTTCTGTTACTAACGCTAGGCTCGCAATATTAACGAATGGCTCGCTGTATCAATTTTTTACAGACTTAGATACACCAAATAAAATGGATGAGAAGCCATTTCTTACCTTGGACATTGAGGATATTGATGAGCATATCGTTAATGAAGTTAAAAAATTAACAAAGAGTTCATTTGATGTCGATTCTATCGTGGATGCGGCAGGTGAGCTTAAATATCTCAGCCAGATAAAAAAAGAACTTACGGCGCAATTTTCCCAACCAGAAGAAGAGTTCGTTAAATTTTTTGCTTCAAGGGTTTACGAAGGTGTACTTACTGCGAAGGTGAAAGCGCAGTTTCTTGAGATCACGACCAAAGCACTTAAACAGTTTTTAAACGATAGCATTAATGCCAGATTAAAATCAGCGATAGGGGATGATGCTAAAGCAGTAGAATCTCAACTAGTGCATGCTGAAACGGATGACAACTCAGATAAAGATAACAAGTCGAAAGTCATCACTACAGATGAAGAAACCGAAGGCTATAACATAATTAAAGCCATACTCCGCCAAAAAATTGCTGCACACAGAATCGTTGCTCGTGATACTCAGAGTTATTTTGGCGTATTGTTAGATGATAATAATCGCAAACCACTAACCCGTTTACATTTCAATGCTAAGCAGAAATATATTGGTATCTTTGACAACGATAAAAATGAAACTCGCCACCCAATAGAATCAATTGATGACATTTTCAATTTCAGTGAAAGCTTGTTAACGACAGCGTCATATTATTAG
- a CDS encoding alpha/beta fold hydrolase — MKQKLYLLPGTMCNHRLWTRLQPHLDSAFELIYLAIPRDMDLEQLAAHFHDIIGEDKICLIGFSLGGYIASLFATRYPERIAKLFVIANSPTALAVAELEQRSAILKFVQSHGYKGASRKKIANLFDDSIQQGELIDLVQQMDAELGEAEFISQYQHTSHRVDVIQALSGLNFPIHFYCSDQDPLVDVACLDELTAQSPQFLMHKTLGTGHMLPLEKPQQLAKHIHAWAALD; from the coding sequence ATGAAGCAAAAGTTGTATTTATTGCCAGGCACCATGTGCAACCACAGATTATGGACAAGGCTTCAGCCTCATTTGGACAGTGCGTTTGAGTTAATATACTTAGCGATTCCTCGAGACATGGATCTTGAGCAACTCGCCGCGCACTTCCATGACATCATTGGCGAGGATAAAATATGCCTCATCGGCTTTTCATTGGGCGGGTATATCGCCAGCTTGTTTGCCACCCGCTACCCAGAGCGTATTGCCAAGTTGTTTGTGATAGCCAATAGCCCGACAGCTTTAGCGGTTGCCGAGCTTGAACAGCGCAGTGCAATATTGAAGTTTGTGCAATCTCATGGTTATAAAGGCGCTAGCCGAAAAAAGATAGCAAACTTGTTCGATGACTCAATTCAGCAAGGGGAACTTATCGATTTGGTGCAGCAGATGGATGCTGAGTTAGGTGAAGCCGAGTTTATCAGTCAGTATCAACACACTTCCCACAGGGTCGATGTTATTCAAGCCTTGAGTGGGCTTAACTTTCCCATTCATTTTTATTGCAGTGACCAAGACCCCTTGGTCGATGTCGCGTGTTTGGATGAGTTAACGGCGCAAAGCCCACAGTTTTTAATGCACAAAACATTGGGCACAGGTCATATGTTGCCACTAGAAAAACCACAGCAGTTGGCCAAACACATACATGCCTGGGCAGCACTTGATTAG
- a CDS encoding ABC transporter ATP-binding protein: protein MNHGEVLAENSQTGLLKDKVLRVSDLSWQAGHKQVLDKLSFNLEAGTMLGLIGPNGAGKSSLLRCLYRFIKASDGQIELFGRDLGQYSSRELAKLIAVVQQEAQGSAEFAMSTVQVVSLGLTPHKGLFDGLTSEDKQRVDQALAKVGLETQAEQAFSQLSGGEKQRALIARAIVQQPKLLILDEPTNHLDIRYQIQILELVKSLGISVMASIHDLNLASALCDKLLLIHQGRLVAQGRPDEVLTPARISEVFGVCCDIRPHPQHGQPLISYFYGYNASAHALSTATAHLIGAERAAKRAGGFDGAEQ from the coding sequence ATGAATCATGGCGAAGTATTAGCTGAGAATAGCCAAACTGGCTTATTGAAAGATAAGGTCTTAAGGGTATCCGATCTCAGTTGGCAGGCAGGGCACAAGCAGGTGCTGGATAAACTGAGTTTCAACTTAGAGGCAGGCACCATGCTGGGGCTCATAGGCCCCAATGGCGCAGGGAAATCCAGCTTATTACGCTGCCTTTATCGGTTTATTAAGGCAAGTGATGGCCAAATTGAGCTGTTTGGCCGTGATCTCGGCCAGTATTCCTCTCGCGAGCTTGCCAAGTTGATTGCCGTGGTGCAGCAAGAAGCCCAAGGCTCGGCTGAGTTTGCCATGAGCACAGTGCAGGTTGTAAGCCTTGGGCTCACGCCCCACAAAGGCTTGTTTGATGGCTTAACTTCTGAGGATAAACAGCGGGTAGATCAAGCCTTAGCTAAGGTCGGGCTTGAGACGCAGGCAGAGCAAGCCTTTAGCCAATTGTCAGGGGGGGAGAAGCAGCGCGCCTTGATAGCCAGAGCCATAGTGCAGCAGCCCAAACTGCTTATCTTGGATGAACCCACCAATCATTTAGACATACGTTATCAAATTCAAATTCTTGAACTAGTCAAAAGCTTAGGTATAAGCGTCATGGCCTCCATCCATGATTTAAATCTTGCCAGCGCCCTGTGCGACAAACTGCTGCTTATTCATCAAGGCCGCTTGGTGGCTCAAGGTCGTCCTGATGAGGTGCTGACTCCCGCGCGCATAAGTGAAGTGTTTGGGGTCTGCTGCGATATTCGCCCTCATCCTCAGCATGGTCAGCCTTTGATCAGTTACTTTTATGGCTACAATGCCAGTGCTCATGCCTTATCCACTGCGACGGCCCATCTAATCGGTGCGGAAAGGGCTGCGAAAAGAGCTGGTGGTTTTGATGGAGCAGAGCAATGA
- a CDS encoding cupin domain-containing protein: protein MDKYLVTKEEIEQFEGISKTHFLNENAKRTNKSLGDLTGLSGFGFHIIEIQPSHESTEFHRHYHEDECVYILEGVAEAQIGEAIYSVKAGDFIGYRAGGKAHSLKNTGNSILKCIVVGQRLDHDVGDYPKLNKRLYRQKNMPWNLVDIDNIEEPNAGKKTC, encoded by the coding sequence ATGGATAAATACCTAGTCACCAAAGAAGAAATTGAGCAATTTGAAGGGATATCAAAAACACATTTTTTGAATGAAAACGCAAAACGGACTAATAAATCTCTTGGTGATCTCACTGGTTTATCTGGATTTGGATTTCATATCATCGAAATTCAACCTAGCCATGAATCTACAGAATTTCATCGGCACTACCATGAAGACGAGTGCGTTTACATTCTTGAAGGTGTGGCTGAAGCTCAGATAGGAGAGGCAATATACTCAGTGAAAGCGGGTGATTTTATAGGGTATCGAGCAGGCGGAAAGGCTCATTCGCTTAAAAATACTGGCAATTCAATATTGAAATGTATAGTGGTGGGTCAGCGTCTTGATCATGATGTTGGTGATTATCCAAAGTTAAACAAACGCCTTTATCGTCAAAAAAACATGCCGTGGAATCTCGTCGACATTGACAATATTGAGGAGCCAAATGCCGGTAAAAAAACATGTTGA
- a CDS encoding SEC-C metal-binding domain-containing protein: protein MSSIRSLLNEAIGKLNQNSHAHLVDCTLQASIMSDNEQCWCLSGRLYKDCHKERNLKRELSEHEVRNKVSAIFDQNKYCCAEFDKENCVFEISKAHTIQKGKVLSSFAENGHVGTFYRNLNGIDNPTRLKAGIEKKASIFLGFCKYHDTELFKCIELNGFSKTKENCWASSYRAVCHEYYQKKAAIDATDWQRKYLDSGLDVYHQVFLQERLYIHQVNIEKGFSDIALIKVAYEDIKVNSQIDEIISYVLEFDAPLTIAVCASISPYFDLNGIKIQNIGYANEKFQHFSISTVTLNGNAAYVVSHLKKHDTIGNYLKEVLSMPLAYINNWLTTCIFAYTENNYFRLSWWDSLDENTRMDIYNLFLSENYTKTLDYNDLVSRSISSSLVSIERV from the coding sequence ATGTCATCCATAAGAAGTTTGCTAAATGAAGCTATTGGGAAACTAAATCAAAATAGTCATGCTCATCTTGTAGACTGTACATTGCAAGCTTCGATTATGAGTGATAACGAGCAATGTTGGTGCTTAAGTGGCCGTTTATACAAAGACTGTCATAAAGAGCGTAACCTAAAACGAGAGCTCAGTGAGCATGAAGTCAGAAATAAAGTAAGCGCTATTTTTGACCAAAATAAATATTGCTGTGCTGAATTTGATAAAGAAAACTGTGTATTTGAGATCAGTAAGGCACATACAATTCAAAAGGGTAAGGTACTTTCTAGTTTTGCTGAAAATGGTCATGTGGGGACGTTCTACCGAAATCTAAACGGTATAGATAATCCCACTAGATTAAAAGCTGGCATTGAGAAAAAAGCATCAATCTTTTTGGGTTTTTGTAAGTATCATGATACTGAATTGTTCAAATGTATTGAGCTAAATGGTTTTTCTAAAACAAAAGAAAATTGTTGGGCTAGCTCATATCGCGCAGTTTGTCATGAGTACTACCAAAAGAAAGCCGCTATTGATGCTACCGATTGGCAGAGAAAGTACTTGGACAGTGGACTAGATGTGTATCATCAAGTTTTTCTTCAAGAGAGACTGTACATTCACCAAGTTAACATTGAGAAGGGGTTCAGTGACATAGCTCTAATCAAAGTTGCTTACGAGGATATCAAAGTCAATAGTCAAATTGATGAAATTATTTCTTATGTTCTTGAGTTTGATGCACCGCTTACAATCGCAGTATGTGCAAGCATTTCTCCATATTTTGACCTTAATGGAATAAAAATCCAAAATATAGGTTATGCAAATGAAAAATTTCAGCATTTCTCTATTTCTACCGTGACATTAAACGGTAATGCGGCTTACGTAGTAAGTCACCTCAAAAAACATGACACTATCGGGAATTACTTAAAAGAGGTGTTATCCATGCCTCTTGCTTACATAAATAATTGGTTAACAACCTGTATATTTGCGTACACTGAAAACAACTATTTTCGTTTATCTTGGTGGGATTCATTAGATGAAAACACGAGGATGGATATATATAATTTGTTTTTGTCTGAAAATTACACGAAGACTTTAGATTACAATGACTTAGTTAGTCGATCTATATCTAGCTCTCTTGTCTCAATTGAACGGGTTTAA